The following coding sequences are from one Fibrobacter sp. UWT2 window:
- a CDS encoding FISUMP domain-containing protein, translated as MKISIILASFILFLTVLFVGCSGYGSDYTEEIFSSDSYSYDSSSSYKGSSSSSNGSSSSSATGSCSSESDPDLDESSSSEEIKVVPDLEFDKNLNATVKLDSVWYKGNYTKTIQVGNFIWTTENANYYPTWKTSKCYDVENGNCDKYGYLYREWKSETLCPDSFSIASTTAWESLLENVGSSLKYIKSSTLWNGSANGTYALNLVPGGTCNGSTCTDAGKKAYYIGEGNSSKDSKIYIIGDDGYTIKPISEFTDSSYFSVRCVRETFQVLKGSDLSVCDTKNKVFVKEDSSTYTCVYGKWFKEVYREPECGKSNEGDTYYKNRPYVCEDGDWREITELEARIGYCSKANLKDTIAYKDTTYICDTLSWRKRTLNDAHGQCTDAKAGDSIYYEGTNYVCKSGYWLTFNDKEKRLGLCNKKRLGELVIENDSYLICKDYEWKSTYDPEDVYGKCDTTKTDSVYNLGYYDYICKGGTWVSANAKEIALGVCNGKTQGTVKHTDTTTYVCDKGTWRTASVEEAMGKCTAALQDTVYVDTATYACNNLQWQKLTVPVSSFPYCTKKNNGAKKISSSKYYICEDYVWNKVDRIIYLYGYCNEKSLNDIRHPSSDSLGYQCRQSSSGEYSWVKLTLEEDAGKCTASIQDSIFLSYICDKGKWRELKAEEKKLGICTDNNIGDMLASGSKYYRCYWEGWSEISEQDYTLFNTPCTEENDSMVVKTNSFIYICSEGKWTQPLSIGSCSNAEDYGRIKFNDFSLYSCIGNSRWELLEDVIYSYGICTQKREGMYVQYNKYFRVCKNHFWDITTQEEYFKSIPCSETISMSGLKYTCKNDVWTPTYGSYTDTRTPQQTYRTLKVGEKTWMVDNMNYSTTDSWCYGGSADKCGTYGRLYTWDAAQAACPTGWHPADISEYRALNDILPRIELKDNDYWQSSPTTQDIFKGFEFRGGGIRVNGSFEYEKRVAGFWLRDSSTTSADSAFAIVYGVEGAQNFTPTLNYIKVDPKDSKSYSAYSLSKATGLSVRCVKD; from the coding sequence ATGAAGATCTCCATTATTCTCGCCAGTTTCATTCTGTTTTTAACCGTCCTGTTTGTTGGCTGTAGCGGCTACGGTTCCGACTACACCGAAGAAATCTTTTCTTCGGATTCTTACAGCTACGACAGTTCTTCAAGCTATAAGGGCAGTTCCTCGAGTAGCAACGGTTCCTCGTCTTCTAGCGCAACCGGCTCCTGTTCTTCTGAATCTGACCCGGACCTCGACGAATCTTCTTCGAGTGAAGAAATCAAGGTCGTTCCGGATCTGGAATTCGACAAGAACTTGAACGCCACGGTAAAACTGGACTCGGTGTGGTACAAAGGCAACTACACCAAGACCATCCAAGTCGGCAACTTCATTTGGACTACCGAAAACGCGAACTACTACCCCACTTGGAAAACCAGCAAGTGCTACGATGTCGAAAACGGCAATTGCGACAAATACGGTTACCTTTACCGCGAATGGAAATCCGAAACCTTATGCCCCGACAGTTTCTCGATTGCCTCCACCACCGCTTGGGAATCGCTCCTTGAAAACGTAGGTTCATCCTTAAAATACATCAAGTCCAGCACCCTGTGGAACGGCAGCGCCAATGGCACCTACGCCCTGAATCTGGTACCCGGCGGGACATGTAACGGTTCCACTTGTACCGACGCCGGCAAGAAAGCATACTACATCGGCGAAGGAAACTCCAGCAAAGACTCAAAGATTTACATCATTGGCGATGACGGCTACACCATAAAGCCCATATCCGAATTCACGGATTCCTCTTACTTCTCGGTCCGTTGCGTCAGGGAAACCTTCCAAGTCTTGAAGGGTTCCGACCTCAGCGTTTGCGACACGAAAAACAAGGTGTTCGTTAAGGAAGATTCCAGCACCTACACCTGCGTTTACGGCAAATGGTTCAAGGAAGTCTACAGGGAACCCGAATGTGGCAAGTCAAACGAAGGTGACACCTACTACAAGAATCGTCCCTACGTCTGCGAAGATGGCGATTGGCGCGAAATTACCGAACTCGAAGCAAGAATCGGCTACTGCAGCAAAGCCAACCTGAAAGATACCATCGCCTACAAAGACACCACCTATATTTGCGACACGCTCTCCTGGCGCAAGAGAACGCTTAATGACGCTCACGGCCAATGCACAGATGCCAAAGCAGGTGATTCCATTTACTATGAAGGCACCAACTATGTATGTAAGAGCGGTTACTGGCTGACCTTCAACGACAAGGAAAAAAGATTAGGGCTTTGCAACAAGAAACGCTTAGGCGAACTTGTTATCGAAAACGATTCCTACTTGATCTGCAAAGACTATGAGTGGAAATCGACTTACGACCCCGAAGATGTTTACGGTAAATGCGACACCACCAAGACCGATTCCGTCTACAATCTTGGATACTACGATTATATATGCAAGGGAGGAACCTGGGTTTCGGCAAACGCAAAGGAAATCGCCCTCGGCGTCTGTAACGGCAAGACGCAAGGAACCGTCAAGCATACGGACACGACGACATACGTTTGCGACAAGGGAACTTGGCGCACGGCATCTGTCGAAGAGGCTATGGGCAAATGCACCGCGGCACTCCAAGACACGGTCTACGTAGATACCGCCACCTACGCCTGCAACAACCTGCAATGGCAAAAACTGACAGTCCCTGTATCTTCGTTCCCCTACTGCACCAAGAAAAACAACGGCGCAAAAAAGATCTCGAGTTCAAAGTATTATATCTGCGAAGACTACGTATGGAATAAGGTTGATAGAATCATCTACCTCTATGGATACTGCAACGAAAAATCGCTCAATGACATCAGGCATCCAAGCTCAGATTCTCTTGGGTATCAATGCAGACAATCTTCTAGCGGCGAATACAGTTGGGTTAAGCTCACCCTCGAAGAAGATGCAGGGAAATGCACAGCAAGCATACAAGACAGTATATTTCTGTCCTACATTTGCGACAAGGGAAAATGGAGAGAGCTAAAAGCCGAAGAGAAAAAACTCGGAATATGCACCGACAATAACATCGGCGACATGCTCGCCTCCGGCTCAAAATATTACCGATGCTATTGGGAAGGCTGGAGCGAAATTTCGGAACAAGACTACACCCTTTTCAACACCCCCTGCACCGAAGAGAATGATAGCATGGTCGTAAAGACCAATTCGTTCATTTACATATGCTCCGAAGGCAAATGGACACAACCCCTCTCTATCGGTTCTTGCAGCAATGCAGAAGATTACGGAAGAATCAAATTCAACGACTTTAGTCTCTATTCGTGTATAGGAAACAGTAGATGGGAACTCCTTGAAGACGTCATATACTCTTACGGTATATGTACTCAAAAAAGAGAAGGAATGTATGTCCAGTACAATAAATACTTCAGAGTCTGTAAGAACCATTTTTGGGACATCACAACACAAGAAGAATATTTTAAAAGCATCCCGTGTAGCGAAACAATCTCTATGAGCGGACTCAAATACACCTGCAAGAACGACGTCTGGACGCCTACCTACGGGAGCTATACCGACACCCGCACACCGCAGCAAACATACAGGACTCTCAAGGTGGGCGAAAAAACTTGGATGGTCGACAACATGAACTACAGCACCACAGACAGCTGGTGCTACGGCGGCTCTGCAGATAAATGCGGTACCTACGGAAGACTCTACACGTGGGATGCCGCCCAAGCCGCATGCCCCACGGGCTGGCACCCTGCCGACATTTCCGAATACCGCGCCCTAAACGATATTTTGCCCAGAATAGAATTGAAAGACAACGATTATTGGCAATCATCTCCAACCACCCAGGACATTTTCAAAGGCTTTGAATTCAGGGGCGGAGGAATCCGCGTCAACGGCTCTTTCGAGTATGAGAAGCGCGTGGCAGGTTTCTGGCTAAGAGATTCTTCGACCACCAGTGCCGACTCGGCATTCGCTATCGTTTACGGAGTTGAAGGGGCGCAAAACTTTACACCAACCCTCAATTATATCAAAGTAGATCCGAAGGACTCCAAATCGTATTCAGCGTACTCCTTATCTAAAGCAACAGGCCTAAGCGTTCGTTGCGTGAAAGACTAG
- a CDS encoding FISUMP domain-containing protein, producing MRLTIVIASAVLILNAIFIGCSGYGSEYTPEEYSSDSFSFFYSSSYKSGSSSSAYSSAYSSSYYSSSSESIFIPNLEYDKNLNATVKLDSVWYKGSYAKTIQIGSYIWLTENAKEYPTWRTSKCYDVQDENCEKYGYLYLQWDAATLCPDSFSIATATAWESLFKAVGSNTYILSSTLWSGTANGTYALNLVPGGMCDGFTCIDGGKKAYYVGAGTSKSDTKIFIIDSDSHTSKPLSSFSDSSFFSVRCAKQSTQVKKGSDLSACDTKEKMTVQEDSSTYTCIYGKWFKEVYREPECSKSTEGSTYYKIRPYVCQDGEWRELEELEIRLGYCTSATQNATAFYNDTTYICDNLTWRKQTLLDAQGECNEQKAGDSIYHNGVSYICRGTTWQTLTSMENKYGVCNSKRLGEVISEQNYYYICSNNAWSKTTNPADVIGKCDTTKTDSIYIISNYYHVCEGGTWRSATNNEIVYGRCNARKQDTLIKSGNYKLICDKNAWRYATLQEAYGACTAELQDTIYVYAADSNTYVCNNLTWSRLTKPNASLSYCTKKNQGSKAKINSPKSYWLCNNYQWVSIDSLSYNYGTCNIDSVGNKIYPKKDSLGYICKSVGTQYQWVQMTIKEQFGLDCDESTQDTMVVGRLCDNGTWRTPTSLEKTIGKYCSKKNIGEKATTSSKYYQCESTGWTSITKSMYYLGECSRDSIISVLDGVEYYCSDGNWITPPNAITDTTASCSGLNSGQSGKTGAYKGKIYICKYNSGYYNWVRLNDAAIQLGFCTNAREGELAKLNDKYYMCQYSWWRVPDLSLILSKSECGTINIDGQEYTCSGDKWTPVYGSMTDSDKNTYKTLKVGTQTWMVENLNYKTENSWCYNNADRYCAQYGRLYTWDAAQTACPKGWHLPSHEEFNSLRSNSLHIYLSNHDNGNWQTERYNNKYPGFEILAAGIRTEGGTFDYEHRLTGLWLTDTPEDDTNRGCFMKFQDESMPADYSTSSRCGSKTEGYNALPESPDVFANEKGYGYSVRCIKDD from the coding sequence ATGCGGTTAACAATCGTCATTGCCAGTGCTGTACTGATTTTGAACGCCATATTTATTGGCTGTAGCGGCTACGGCTCAGAATACACCCCAGAAGAATATTCCTCTGATTCCTTCAGTTTCTTCTACTCCTCCAGTTACAAGAGTGGCTCTTCCAGCTCCGCTTATTCCAGCGCGTACAGTTCTTCTTACTATTCCTCCAGCTCGGAATCCATCTTTATTCCCAACCTCGAATACGACAAGAACTTGAATGCCACGGTTAAACTGGACTCCGTGTGGTACAAAGGCAGCTACGCCAAGACCATCCAGATCGGCAGCTACATCTGGCTCACCGAAAACGCCAAGGAATACCCCACCTGGAGAACCAGCAAATGTTACGACGTTCAAGACGAGAACTGCGAAAAATACGGTTACCTCTACCTTCAGTGGGACGCCGCCACCCTCTGCCCCGACAGTTTCTCCATTGCAACCGCCACCGCATGGGAATCCCTGTTTAAAGCCGTAGGCTCCAATACGTACATTCTTTCTAGCACCCTATGGAGCGGAACCGCCAACGGCACCTACGCCCTGAACCTGGTTCCCGGCGGCATGTGTGACGGATTCACTTGCATCGACGGCGGCAAGAAGGCCTACTATGTCGGTGCAGGCACGAGCAAAAGCGACACCAAGATTTTCATTATCGACAGCGACAGCCATACCTCCAAGCCGCTCTCTTCGTTCAGTGATTCCTCTTTCTTCTCGGTCCGCTGCGCCAAGCAGTCGACCCAAGTCAAGAAAGGCTCCGACCTCAGCGCCTGCGACACCAAGGAAAAGATGACGGTACAGGAAGATTCCAGCACCTACACCTGTATCTACGGCAAATGGTTCAAGGAAGTCTACAGGGAACCCGAATGTTCCAAGTCGACCGAAGGAAGCACCTACTACAAGATTCGCCCCTATGTCTGCCAAGACGGCGAATGGCGTGAGCTCGAGGAACTGGAAATCAGGCTGGGCTACTGCACCAGCGCCACGCAAAACGCAACTGCATTCTACAACGACACCACCTACATTTGCGATAACCTCACCTGGCGAAAGCAGACACTTCTCGATGCCCAAGGGGAATGTAACGAACAAAAGGCCGGCGACTCCATTTACCATAACGGCGTAAGCTACATATGCCGCGGCACCACCTGGCAGACGCTCACCAGCATGGAAAACAAGTATGGCGTCTGCAACTCGAAGCGCCTCGGCGAAGTCATCTCAGAACAAAACTACTACTACATCTGCAGCAACAACGCATGGAGCAAGACGACCAATCCTGCAGACGTCATCGGCAAATGCGACACCACCAAGACCGATTCCATTTACATTATATCGAACTACTACCATGTATGCGAAGGCGGCACTTGGCGTAGCGCCACCAACAACGAAATTGTATACGGACGCTGCAACGCCAGAAAACAGGACACCCTTATCAAATCGGGCAACTACAAGCTTATTTGCGACAAAAACGCATGGAGATACGCCACCTTGCAAGAGGCTTATGGTGCATGCACCGCAGAACTCCAAGATACAATATACGTCTATGCAGCGGACTCCAACACCTACGTCTGCAACAACCTGACCTGGAGCAGGCTGACAAAGCCCAACGCTTCGCTTTCGTACTGCACAAAGAAGAATCAAGGGTCAAAAGCCAAGATAAACTCCCCCAAGAGTTACTGGCTTTGCAACAATTATCAATGGGTCAGCATCGACTCCCTCTCCTACAATTATGGCACCTGTAACATCGACAGTGTCGGCAACAAGATTTACCCGAAGAAAGATTCCCTTGGCTATATATGCAAGTCGGTTGGAACCCAATACCAGTGGGTTCAGATGACCATCAAGGAACAGTTTGGCCTGGATTGCGACGAGTCGACCCAAGATACCATGGTTGTCGGCAGGCTCTGCGACAACGGCACCTGGAGAACCCCCACTTCGCTCGAAAAAACGATTGGCAAATATTGCTCGAAAAAGAATATTGGCGAAAAAGCAACCACCTCTTCTAAATACTATCAATGCGAATCAACCGGTTGGACAAGCATTACCAAGAGCATGTATTACCTGGGGGAATGCTCACGCGACAGCATCATTTCCGTTTTAGATGGCGTCGAATACTATTGTTCCGACGGCAATTGGATTACACCGCCCAATGCGATTACGGATACAACGGCGTCTTGCAGTGGCTTGAATAGCGGCCAGTCCGGAAAGACCGGCGCCTACAAGGGCAAAATTTACATATGCAAATACAATAGCGGATATTACAACTGGGTTCGCCTAAACGATGCAGCCATCCAGCTCGGTTTCTGCACCAATGCGCGCGAAGGCGAACTCGCTAAATTGAACGACAAGTACTATATGTGCCAATACTCTTGGTGGAGAGTACCGGACCTTTCCTTAATCTTGAGCAAAAGCGAATGTGGAACCATTAATATTGACGGCCAAGAATACACCTGCTCCGGAGACAAATGGACGCCGGTTTATGGCTCAATGACGGATTCCGATAAAAACACCTACAAGACCCTTAAGGTAGGTACGCAAACCTGGATGGTAGAAAACCTGAACTATAAAACAGAGAACAGCTGGTGTTACAACAACGCCGACAGATACTGCGCCCAATACGGAAGGCTCTACACCTGGGATGCCGCCCAAACAGCATGCCCCAAGGGTTGGCATCTTCCAAGCCACGAAGAATTCAACTCGTTAAGGAGTAATTCTCTTCATATTTACCTTTCAAACCACGATAACGGTAACTGGCAGACCGAAAGATACAATAATAAATACCCTGGTTTTGAAATCTTGGCTGCAGGAATCAGAACGGAGGGAGGAACATTTGATTATGAACACCGTCTTACGGGCTTGTGGCTGACCGATACCCCCGAAGACGATACTAATAGGGGATGTTTTATGAAATTCCAAGACGAAAGCATGCCTGCCGACTATTCTACTTCCAGTCGCTGCGGTTCTAAAACCGAAGGGTACAACGCTCTCCCCGAATCTCCTGATGTCTTTGCAAACGAGAAAGGCTACGGGTATTCCGTTCGTTGCATCAAAGATGATTAA
- a CDS encoding STAS domain-containing protein, which yields MFGHPKFGVEVSENNGTLTLSLHGVIESTTADAFEAEMASACSKSKNLIADFANVNFISSAGLRVLLSSQKKMIAEKGKMTLINLQQGVREILEMTGFITMLNIA from the coding sequence ATGTTTGGACATCCAAAATTTGGTGTCGAAGTTTCTGAAAATAACGGTACTTTGACTCTTTCATTACATGGTGTAATCGAATCTACTACAGCGGATGCTTTTGAAGCCGAAATGGCTTCGGCTTGTTCTAAAAGCAAGAATCTCATAGCTGATTTCGCTAATGTCAATTTTATTTCGTCTGCCGGTCTGCGTGTGCTTTTATCTTCCCAGAAGAAGATGATTGCCGAGAAAGGTAAAATGACGCTCATCAACTTGCAGCAGGGTGTTCGCGAAATTCTGGAAATGACCGGCTTTATAACCATGCTGAACATTGCTTAA
- a CDS encoding DUF6169 family protein translates to MLYPINEENCVFYFEIETGNRVSVEFTELTDTFGTAFPIYCVDIYNQIVSSSHTNELSGSATRDTIVSIIKGFFDKFDCALVAFIDTSTDNKGKARSRLFKSWFSTFASDDFIIEPREITVSGSESYSLLIIRKSYGNTAMIIEAFDKFIRLANTPDE, encoded by the coding sequence GTGCTTTATCCCATAAACGAAGAAAACTGCGTCTTCTATTTCGAGATAGAGACAGGAAACAGGGTCTCGGTCGAATTCACCGAACTGACCGACACTTTCGGGACTGCATTCCCGATTTATTGCGTGGACATCTACAACCAGATTGTTTCAAGCAGCCATACCAACGAGTTGTCCGGGTCTGCGACCAGGGACACAATTGTTTCCATAATCAAGGGCTTCTTTGACAAGTTCGACTGCGCTCTCGTCGCATTCATCGACACCTCGACCGACAACAAGGGCAAGGCTAGAAGCCGCCTGTTCAAGTCCTGGTTCAGCACATTTGCCAGCGACGACTTTATCATAGAACCCAGAGAAATCACCGTCAGCGGTTCCGAGTCCTATTCGCTCCTGATAATCCGCAAGTCCTACGGTAATACGGCAATGATAATAGAAGCGTTCGACAAGTTCATCAGGCTTGCGAATACTCCCGACGAATAG
- a CDS encoding FISUMP domain-containing protein — protein sequence MKKFSVLVALSVFCLGLVVGCDDSSSASDDNNETSAVESSSSVKDSDSTEESSSSIDKKSSGNETKDKSSSSENKSSSSAKETKNSSDSKSSSSVKTDDSSSSNKDKSSSSEMQSSSSSVKRSSSSVAKSSSSGEYVPYAHTADLGPLWFDDVFKQFVDTRNNRSYYYLTIYNKDHSDSLTVFAENLNIGEMVEFIDSTSFQSDNKKIERFCYDNDTTNCDRYGGLYQWAEMMGFNDSCNTKSCAHLIQEDHQGICPKGWRLMTYDDYKFVAQSENVIHNSYEDMRTQNGFNGYNATGFSLVPAGYIWSNGFKNLREATYFHYPAESVKFDANKFSRGGYAGMSGGGLNEQNTKKRYGLSVRCAMVTNKIGNN from the coding sequence ATGAAAAAGTTCAGCGTGTTGGTTGCCCTGTCGGTGTTCTGCCTTGGGCTGGTTGTGGGCTGCGATGATTCTTCATCGGCAAGTGATGATAACAATGAAACATCCGCTGTTGAATCGTCTTCAAGCGTAAAGGACTCTGATTCCACTGAAGAATCGTCCTCTTCGATTGATAAGAAGTCGTCGGGAAACGAAACCAAAGACAAGTCATCGAGTAGTGAGAATAAGTCTAGCAGTTCCGCAAAAGAAACAAAGAACTCATCTGATTCCAAGAGCTCCAGTTCTGTGAAAACTGATGACTCATCCAGCAGCAACAAGGATAAGTCTTCTTCAAGCGAAATGCAAAGTAGCAGTTCTTCCGTAAAACGGTCTTCTTCGTCTGTGGCTAAGTCTAGCAGTAGTGGGGAGTATGTTCCATATGCTCATACGGCGGATCTGGGACCCTTATGGTTTGATGACGTGTTTAAACAATTTGTGGACACAAGGAATAATCGGTCCTACTATTATTTAACCATTTACAACAAGGATCATTCAGATTCGTTGACTGTGTTTGCGGAAAATCTGAATATTGGTGAAATGGTTGAGTTTATAGATAGCACATCTTTTCAGTCAGACAACAAAAAAATTGAACGTTTTTGTTATGACAATGATACGACCAACTGTGACCGTTATGGGGGACTTTATCAGTGGGCGGAAATGATGGGATTTAATGACAGCTGCAATACCAAGAGTTGTGCTCATTTGATTCAAGAGGACCATCAAGGAATCTGTCCGAAAGGATGGCGCTTAATGACCTATGATGATTACAAATTTGTCGCTCAATCGGAAAATGTTATTCATAATAGCTATGAAGATATGAGAACGCAAAATGGCTTTAACGGCTATAATGCAACCGGATTCAGTCTTGTGCCAGCAGGGTATATTTGGTCAAATGGATTTAAAAATTTGCGAGAGGCAACATACTTCCATTATCCTGCAGAAAGTGTAAAATTTGATGCAAACAAGTTTTCAAGGGGAGGGTATGCAGGAATGTCAGGAGGAGGCCTTAACGAACAGAATACAAAAAAAAGATATGGTCTCTCGGTTCGCTGTGCTATGGTAACAAATAAAATCGGAAACAATTAA